Proteins from a genomic interval of Ciona intestinalis chromosome 9, KH, whole genome shotgun sequence:
- the LOC100177378 gene encoding G surface protein, allelic form 156: MLQILLIAALAVSSCQGLVCKTCSQGQFSTLVGGNNNCYAGNGAGVTDVTCTAAQTYCFSNFIIQDGLVLSAARGCADPTLDYDTTTTSNPTGPDCVTSSLATHVDHTSCNYPCTTDNCNTVTTSGLSRCGTNDCNRALSQGYCNFFTGNCVCNTGFSGTECQTAATAVTPAILFCVQCNSVTDSGCAAATTANACPNDVNSSAYCQTSRTLTIDAAGSIVRTVITRGCGNVQRTPDQCTFTSLLDSRFTNHHEYTCVSTCNTAGCNTGTPDGLITGTESKAMYCVVCSDPTGTGICNSFTSTTATSMTRELCPVGTTHCFMNSTYLIANREDLSYMDASPAYQLESVYRGCATAAVTKACTSTTITGTGLNRVVCQESCQTEGCNYRWPARPICTQCSTPPGTPPQYDSCLEHPPLATPCFAPYLDRCFHAAGSFHATRPVFASGYYKGAIRSCSWYDRGTGCSQISTGSTITGATTVRQCNVTCTTDNCNQGLPLLSGSVRLQGVSALLVPSILGFIYQYLY, from the exons ATGCTGCAGATTTTACTGATTGCCGCATTGGCGGTTTCTTCTTGCCAAG GTCTTGTGTGCAAAACGTGCAGTCAGGGACAGTTCTCGACTTTGGTGGGTGGCAACAACAACTGCTATGCAGGAAATGGCGCAGGAGTTACTGATGTCACTTGCACGGCAGCCCAAACTTATTGCTTCTCTAATTTTATAATCCAAGACG gCCTGGTTTTGAGTGCCGCTCGAGGATGTGCGGATCCAACTTTGGACTACGATACTACCACCACATCCAACCCAACCGGTCCAGATTGCGTTACCTCATCTTTAGCAACACATGTGGACCATACTAGTTGCAACTACCCTTGTACCACTGATAACTGCAACACCGTTACAACAA GCGGATTGTCAAGATGTGGCACGAACGACTGCAACAGAGCTTTAAGTCAAGGATATTGTAACTTCTTCACCGGCAACTGTGTCTGCAACACTGGGTTCTCTGGAACAGAATGTCAAACAGCAG CCACCGCTGTCACTCCTGCCATTCTCTTTTGTGTTCAATGCAACAGTGTCACGGATTCGGGCTGTGCTGCGGCGACGACTGCGAACGCTTGTCCAAATGACGTCAACTCTTCAGCTTACTGTCAGACCTCGAGAACATTAACCATTGACGCCG CTGGAAGCATTGTTCGAACTGTGATCACGAGGGGCTGCGGAAATGTACAGCGGACACCAGACCAATGCACGTTCACCAGTTTATTGGATTCAAGGTTCACCAATCACCACGAGTACACTTGCGTTTCGACTTGTAATACTGCCGGTTGCAATACTGGAACAC CTGACGGTCTCATTACTGGCACGGAGTCGAAAGCCATGTATTGCGTTGTTTGCTCCGATCCAACAGGAACAGGAATATGTAACTCATTCACATCAACGACAGCTACATCGATGACAAGGGAGCTCTGTCCGGTTGGGACCACACATTGCTTTATGAATTCTACCTATCTTATTGCCAACAGAGAGGATCTAAGCTACATGG ATGCATCGCCCGCTTACCAACTGGAAAGTGTGTACCGTGGTTGTGCCACAGCAGCAGTGACAAAAGCTTGTACTTCCACCACCATCACCGGGACTGGCCTGAACCGCGTCGTCTGCCAAGAGTCTTGTCAAACCGAAGGCTGCAACTACAGATGGC CTGCTAGACCAATATGCACGCAGTGCTCTACACCACCTGGGACACCACCACAATACGACTCTTGTCTTGAACACCCGCCTTTGGCAACACCATGCTTTGCTCCTTACCTGGACCGTTGTTTCCACGCGGCTGGATCTTTTCATGCAACCAGGCCAG TATTTGCAAGTGGTTACTACAAAGGTGCGATTCGTAGTTGCAGTTGGTATGATAGAGGTACGGGCTGTTCTCAAATATCAACAGGCTCCACCATTACTGGAGCAACTACTGTGCGTCAATGTAACGTTACTTGCACCACCGACAATTGCAACCAAG GTCTACCATTACTAAGCGGATCCGTTCGTCTTCAAGGCGTGAGTGCATTGCTGGTACCAAGCATTCTCGGCTTCATCTAtcaatatttgtattaa
- the LOC100179722 gene encoding tetratricopeptide repeat protein 25 isoform X2 yields MYDDEDGEDGPKSSFTTYLAEGDKLYNAGEYQKALESYTTALEIEAKSETGLVARSKCYLQIGDAQAALQDAEASLSDNKEFHKGLYQKAEALYQMGDFEYALVFYHRGHKLRPELQEFRLGIQKAQEAIDNCVGSPSSVKLENKGDLSFFNKMDEGKGKAKQRGQYRPPQKPAAMKTNRALGKTRGGTSSRTAKALLGELYADKEYLEKLLKDDDLVKGSSGGMSIYDLVTSGINYLDTRTEFWRQQKPMYARKRDRLMMQQKWSNRKTDRISDPTTFILKNLEEIDSYLADGKGADSLSLAVATLRTVNRLSDSEIPNKPDVVANLHSCIGNAHLELGQTDEALDHHQKDLEISEKHNFQDARSRALDNLGRVYARVGKFQKAIDCWQEKLPLSKSAVERTWLFHEIGRCHLELGESEKARDFGLKSLQEAKEAEDDVWQLNAGVLTAQAEVKLGEYEKALESFQQSLETAKLQGDDGAEGAITKAIEDVKNKIEKQKESEQTSEAEPLKEEEETEREEQQEEENKE; encoded by the exons atgtATGACGATGAAGATGGAGAAGATGGACCAAAGAGTTCATTCACAACTTATTTAGCTGAAGGCGACAAACTATATAACGCAGGAGAATATCAAAAGGCATTGGAAAGTTATACAACT GCACTGGAGATTGAGGCAAAAAGCGAGACCGGTTTGGTTGCCCGTTCTAAATGTTACTTACAAATTGGAGATGCACAAGCTGCGTTGCAAGATGCAGAAGCCTCACTTTCCGATAATAAAGAATTTCACAag ggTTTGTATCAGAAAGCAGAAGCATTGTACCAGATGGGAGACTTTGAATACGCACTTGTCTTTTACCATCGAGGCCATAAACTGAGACCAGAACTTCAGGAGTTCCGACTTGGTATCCAGAAAGCACAAGAAGCAATTGATAATTGTGTTGGAA GTCCATCATCTGTTAAATTAGAGAACAAAGGAGATTTATCCTTCTTTAATAAAATGGATGAAGGAAAAGGGAAAGCAAAGCAAAGAGGGCAATACAG GCCTCCACAAAAACCTGCAGCGATGAAAACAAACAGAGCACTTGGTAAAACGAGGGGTGGTACAAGCAGTAGGACTGCTAAAGCATTACTGGGTGAATTATATGCGGATAAAGAATATCTGGAAAAACTTCTTAAAGACGATG ATCTGGTGAAGGGGAGTTCTGGTGGAATGAGTATTTACGATCTTGTTACTTCTGGTATAAACTACCTTGATACAAG AACCGAATTCTGGAGGCAGCAGAAACCCATGTACGCTCGCAAGCGTGACAGGCTCATGATGCAACAGAAGTGGTCGAATAGAAAGACAGATAGAATATCGGATCCAACAACATTTATACTTAAAAACTTGGAAGAAATAGATTCAT ATTTGGCCGACGGAAAAGGTGCCGACAGTCTCTCACTTGCAGTGGCCACTTTACGCACAGTAAACCGACTTTCCGATAGTGAAATCCCCAACAAACCTGATGTTGTTGCAAATTTACACAGCTGTATTGGCAACGCACACCTTGAGTTGGGTCAAACTGATGAAGCTTTAGATCATCATCAGAAAGATTTGGAAATCTCAGAGAAACA CAATTTCCAAGATGCTCGTTCCCGCGCGCTTGATAATCTAGGTCGAGTTTATGCAAGAGTTGGGAAGTTCCAGAAAGCCATTGACTG CTGGCAAGAGAAGCTTCCACTCAGCAAATCAGCAGTTGAGAGAACTTGGCTTTTCCATGAAATCGGTCGATGTCATCTGGAGCTTGGTGAGAGCGAAAAAGCGCGAGATTTTGGTCTAAAGTCATTGCAGGAAGCTAAAGAGGCAGAGGATGACGTGTGGCAGTTAAATGCTGGAGTGCTGACTGCACAAGCTGAAG TAAAGCTTGGTGAATACGAGAAAGCTTTAGAATCTTTCCAACAATCACTTGAGACAGCCAAGTTGCAAGGTGATGATGGGGCGGAAGGTGCTATCACTAAAGCTATCGAAGATGTGAAGAATAA gatTGAGAAACAGAAAGAAAGTGAGCAAACCAGTGAAGCGGAACCATTGAAGGAGGAAGAAGAGACGGAGCGGGAGGAGCAGCAAGAGGAGGAG aacAAAGAATAG
- the LOC100179722 gene encoding tetratricopeptide repeat protein 25 isoform X1 yields MYDDEDGEDGPKSSFTTYLAEGDKLYNAGEYQKALESYTTALEIEAKSETGLVARSKCYLQIGDAQAALQDAEASLSDNKEFHKGLYQKAEALYQMGDFEYALVFYHRGHKLRPELQEFRLGIQKAQEAIDNCVGSPSSVKLENKGDLSFFNKMDEGKGKAKQRGQYRPPQKPAAMKTNRALGKTRGGTSSRTAKALLGELYADKEYLEKLLKDDDLVKGSSGGMSIYDLVTSGINYLDTRTEFWRQQKPMYARKRDRLMMQQKWSNRKTDRISDPTTFILKNLEEIDSYLADGKGADSLSLAVATLRTVNRLSDSEIPNKPDVVANLHSCIGNAHLELGQTDEALDHHQKDLEISEKHNFQDARSRALDNLGRVYARVGKFQKAIDCWQEKLPLSKSAVERTWLFHEIGRCHLELGESEKARDFGLKSLQEAKEAEDDVWQLNAGVLTAQAEVKLGEYEKALESFQQSLETAKLQGDDGAEGAITKAIEDVKNKIEKQKESEQTSEAEPLKEEEETEREEQQEEEVNFG; encoded by the exons atgtATGACGATGAAGATGGAGAAGATGGACCAAAGAGTTCATTCACAACTTATTTAGCTGAAGGCGACAAACTATATAACGCAGGAGAATATCAAAAGGCATTGGAAAGTTATACAACT GCACTGGAGATTGAGGCAAAAAGCGAGACCGGTTTGGTTGCCCGTTCTAAATGTTACTTACAAATTGGAGATGCACAAGCTGCGTTGCAAGATGCAGAAGCCTCACTTTCCGATAATAAAGAATTTCACAag ggTTTGTATCAGAAAGCAGAAGCATTGTACCAGATGGGAGACTTTGAATACGCACTTGTCTTTTACCATCGAGGCCATAAACTGAGACCAGAACTTCAGGAGTTCCGACTTGGTATCCAGAAAGCACAAGAAGCAATTGATAATTGTGTTGGAA GTCCATCATCTGTTAAATTAGAGAACAAAGGAGATTTATCCTTCTTTAATAAAATGGATGAAGGAAAAGGGAAAGCAAAGCAAAGAGGGCAATACAG GCCTCCACAAAAACCTGCAGCGATGAAAACAAACAGAGCACTTGGTAAAACGAGGGGTGGTACAAGCAGTAGGACTGCTAAAGCATTACTGGGTGAATTATATGCGGATAAAGAATATCTGGAAAAACTTCTTAAAGACGATG ATCTGGTGAAGGGGAGTTCTGGTGGAATGAGTATTTACGATCTTGTTACTTCTGGTATAAACTACCTTGATACAAG AACCGAATTCTGGAGGCAGCAGAAACCCATGTACGCTCGCAAGCGTGACAGGCTCATGATGCAACAGAAGTGGTCGAATAGAAAGACAGATAGAATATCGGATCCAACAACATTTATACTTAAAAACTTGGAAGAAATAGATTCAT ATTTGGCCGACGGAAAAGGTGCCGACAGTCTCTCACTTGCAGTGGCCACTTTACGCACAGTAAACCGACTTTCCGATAGTGAAATCCCCAACAAACCTGATGTTGTTGCAAATTTACACAGCTGTATTGGCAACGCACACCTTGAGTTGGGTCAAACTGATGAAGCTTTAGATCATCATCAGAAAGATTTGGAAATCTCAGAGAAACA CAATTTCCAAGATGCTCGTTCCCGCGCGCTTGATAATCTAGGTCGAGTTTATGCAAGAGTTGGGAAGTTCCAGAAAGCCATTGACTG CTGGCAAGAGAAGCTTCCACTCAGCAAATCAGCAGTTGAGAGAACTTGGCTTTTCCATGAAATCGGTCGATGTCATCTGGAGCTTGGTGAGAGCGAAAAAGCGCGAGATTTTGGTCTAAAGTCATTGCAGGAAGCTAAAGAGGCAGAGGATGACGTGTGGCAGTTAAATGCTGGAGTGCTGACTGCACAAGCTGAAG TAAAGCTTGGTGAATACGAGAAAGCTTTAGAATCTTTCCAACAATCACTTGAGACAGCCAAGTTGCAAGGTGATGATGGGGCGGAAGGTGCTATCACTAAAGCTATCGAAGATGTGAAGAATAA gatTGAGAAACAGAAAGAAAGTGAGCAAACCAGTGAAGCGGAACCATTGAAGGAGGAAGAAGAGACGGAGCGGGAGGAGCAGCAAGAGGAGGAGGTAAACTTTGGCTG a